A region from the Nematostella vectensis chromosome 13, jaNemVect1.1, whole genome shotgun sequence genome encodes:
- the LOC116611864 gene encoding uncharacterized protein LOC116611864: MTLFLALVLCFASLSSAATDSPIYPKEYQAIIGHGFATNWFKTPELLLKYHQRNIQDVFEKGFRNLRLRSRADLYEAPYNNTQFFWFLGNLTIVVDDCIKVGVVPIISWVHHKAEAFATEQDRINYITWWKAVASTLKNKSYTLGFNLFTELGLDGCGNNCSGSLRENTTKYNEWTKEVTREIRETGGKNGKRILILASPEKTGKGLHKIDKRIYENDAFMMAEWHTYASGPNKKSGGAKYWTGDGIPEGRANVQKFLEEGIDFTKKSKVLTYLGAWMPTDNKDGSLTQTEVINFGRYFVGKLKKAKIPWSLNVLDSYYDTEKCEWLTDIQDIKGRKLNMSLVLENILDVMQSNVTQPSNGASRNAQALSTVLFSCFVFLFCCSLRLK; encoded by the coding sequence ATGACGCTGTTTCTAGCTTTAGTTTTGTGTTTCGCTTCTCTTTCTTCCGCAGCTACGGACAGTCCTATATATCCAAAAGAATATCAAGCAATTATTGGACACGGATTTGCAACCAACTGGTTCAAAACTCCAGAGCTTTTACTGAAATACCACCAGCGCAACATACAGGACGTGTTCGAGAAAGGATTTCGCAACCTTAGGCTTCGATCTCGGGCGGATTTGTACGAAGCCCCATACAATAATACTCAATTTTTCTGGTTCTTAGGGAACCTTACTATTGTCGTCGATGATTGTATTAAAGTAGGAGTCGTTCCCATAATTTCTTGGGTGCACCACAAAGCGGAGGCCTTCGCAACAGAGCAAGACCGCATAAACTATATAACATGGTGGAAAGCGGTCGCTTCGACGCTAAAAAACAAGTCGTATACTCTAGGATTTAATCTATTTACCGAGCTCGGGCTTGACGGTTGTGGGAATAACTGCAGTGGTAGTTTACGCGAGAATACCACGAAATACAACGAGTGGACGAAGGAGGTAACTCGAGAAATTCGTGAAACAGGCGGGAAAAATGGCAAAAGAATCCTAATCCTTGCATCTCCAGAGAAAACAGGCAAGGGTTTGCACAAGATAGACAAACGGATCTACGAGAATGACGCCTTCATGATGGCGGAGTGGCACACCTATGCCTCTGGTCCCAATAAGAAATCCGGGGGTGCGAAATATTGGACTGGAGACGGAATCCCGGAGGGGCGCGCAAACGTCCAAAAATTTCTAGAAGAAGGTATTGATTTTACCAAAAAAAGCAAAGTTCTGACGTACTTAGGGGCTTGGATGCCCACTGATAACAAGGATGGTAGCTTAACCCAAACAGAGGTCATTAACTTTGGTCGTTATTTCGTggggaaattaaaaaaagcgaAGATCCCCTGGTCTTTGAATGTGCTGGATAGTTACTACGACACGGAAAAATGTGAGTGGCTGACAGACATTCAGGACATAAAAGGTCGAAAGCTCAACATGTCTTTAGTCTTAGAAAATATTCTTGATGTCATGCAGTCGAATGTCACGCAACCAAGTAACGGGGCGTCACGCAATGCGCAAGCCCTGTCGACTGTTTTATTCTCGTGTTTCGTGTTCTTGTTCTGTTGTAGCCTGCGCTTAAAATAA
- the LOC5504205 gene encoding adenine phosphoribosyltransferase, whose translation MASTPGNVCDQDKAIEHVKSLIRDFPDFPKPGITFKDICPILKDPNAVRTITEVIAEHIRKNVPNTQAIVGLEARGFLFGPLVALNLNLPFIPVRKAGKLPGKTVQTCYSKEYGKDIFELQEDALTPGQHVVIIDDLIATGGTMVAACELVKQAGCQVKQCVVLVELEDLNGKENVDVPCHVLIKF comes from the exons ATGGCGTCCACACCAGGAAATGTCTGTGATCAAGACAAGGCTATTGAACATGTAAAAAGCCTTATTCGTGATTTTCCCGACTTTCCAAAGCCTGGAATCACATTCAA GGACATATGCCCAATACTAAAGGATCCCAACGCCGTAAGGACAATAACAGAAGTGATAGCTGAACACATaagaaaaaatgtccctaATACTCAAGCTATTGTTG GTCTAGAAGCGAGAGGGTTTCTATTTGGGCCACTTGTAGCGTTGAATCTAAATCTTCCATTTATTCCTGTGAGAAAAGCTGGCAAACTCCCAGGGAAAACTGTACAAACTTGCTACTCAAAAGAATATGGAAAG GATATATTTGAGCTTCAAGAAGATGCGCTAACTCCTGGCCAACATGTAGTGATCATAGATGACCTCATAGCCACAGGAG GGACAATGGTTGCTGCATGTGAGCTAGTAAAGCAAGCAGGCTGCCAGGTAAAGCAGTGTGTGGTGTTAGTAGAGCTGGAAGACCTCAATGGCAAGGAGAATGTTGATGTTCCTTGTCATGTTCTTATCAAATTTTAA